The Meriones unguiculatus strain TT.TT164.6M chromosome 16, Bangor_MerUng_6.1, whole genome shotgun sequence genomic sequence GCCTGTCCCAGAAGGGGCATGTCTGTCTATCCCGGGGTCCTGTGGGGCACCCTAGACCCCCCTCATCCTGGTTTCTGCTCCCAGCTGTCCATCATTGCCAGAGTCCGGGGGACCACCCAGAGGAGTGGGTGGGCACCTCTGACCTTGATGCAGGGACAGTTAGGCATGGGTGCACCTTCGTGCACACCTGATAGTAAGTACGAGGTTAATTTCTAAAAACTGAATAGAGAGAGAAAACGACTAATCCAGGAGCAGCAGTGGCCTTGTCCCATCTCAGGCTCCCTGTGAGGGTTTGGGGCACCAGGACAGAGTTTAATGAAATCCAGGCCTTCCTCCTTAGTCCCTGGGGTCAGATGCTTCCCTACTTCCGTCTCCCACGCTAGCTCCCACGTCTTCTCCCTGACCCTCAGAGGCTCTCTAAGCCCAAGTGCCCTTCCCCAGTGTGTCCCCTGCGATGGCCGCGATGAGGCACTCTCACTGGAGAATGGACTTGGGGTCTGACAGCATGGGCCAGGGCAAGGCTCTGATAACTGCAAGTGAGGTGCCTTCGAGAGGTGCCCTTGGGGAGGAGGGAGCCGATGAAGGGAGAGCACCTGCCCGGGAAGCCGGAGGGAGGGCCCGGGCAGAGGGCTGGCAGCCTTGGGTGAGATCCAGGGACCTGAacacagcccctcccccccccccccgacgtCTCTCTGGACAGCTTCACGAGTCCCAGCAGTTCCAACAGCCCAGGGGGCGTCTGAATGTAAGACACTCAATGTAAGATCACGCTTGGCCTCAGTGGCATCAATCCGACCCCTCGCGCCCCAGGGCCAGAGGTGGCGCTCTCCCATCCCACAGGGAGCAGAGTCAGAACAAGCCAGGAGTCGCCTTGCTGCGGGGTGAGGAGGCGAGGCAGCCCGTGGCTTCGGAGGTCCCGGGCCCCCCGGCCTGCGCTCACCACCCTggcctccctctccctcatccctcgcCGCCCTGCAGAGGTGGGACGACCAGCTGGCCGACTTCGCCAAGGCCTACGCTCGGAAGTGCGTGTGGGGACACAACAAGGAGCGCGGGCAGCGCGGGGAGAACCTGTTCGCCATCACGGAGGACGACGGCGTGGACGTGCCGCTGGCCGTGGCGAACTGGTACGAGGAACGCGAGCACTACAATCTCAGCTCCGGCGCGTGCGACCCGGGCCAGATGTGCGGCCACTACACCCAGGTGACGGGCGCGgccggggggcggggcggggacgGGTGTGACGGAGGGGGCTCCCGGGGTCGGGGAGAGCCACCTGCGCGAGGGGCGGGGCCGGACCTCGGGAAGCGTGGGGGTGGGGACGGTGCTCCCCCCGCCGCGTGGTTGCGCGCGAGCGTGAGTCCGTGGCCTGGTGTGCACCTGGGCCTGAGGTGGTGGGGAGGGCACGTGCAGGTTGGGCAGGGCAGGCGGGATCTCCAGGTGGGTGGAGCCACGTGCCAGGCCAGGTGGGGTTGTTTGTGGTGGTCAGAATCTTACCCCACCTTGGAGCATCCCTAAGTAATCGCGGCGGTTGGTGCACAGCCAGAGGCCGCTCAAACCGTCGTTTTCACCTCTTTTGAAAACCTAGGGCACCCATTTGAGACTGCTCAGAAGGCAGGTGTCACAGCGCACACAGATGCAATGATTGTCCGGGTGACAGTGGACCCCGAGCGGTCCAAAGCCTTTGCAGatgccccaccccatccccctttCCTGACACTGTCGCTCTTGGCATTTTCCTGTCTAAATTTCTGCTCCTAATCTGCCAAGCTgagaaaacaaatagacaaactTGTTTCATTCTTGCTTTAGGAAAAAACTGCAAGAGGGCGGCgggcaagatggcccagtggacAAAGGcagttgccaccaagcctgagtaGGATCCCCTCTgtcccaactgaaaaaaaaaaaaaaaagtttctaaaaaTCACTGTGTAGGCAGAAAGCACGTGGTCACTGGAGAAAGGTTTCCAGAACCTTCTGACAGCAATTTCTGGCCTCTCCCGCTTTTGGAAAGTTCGGTCTTACTGAGTGGCGTTCCCACTGATGTCAAAGGAATTGTATTTGTATAAATAACATTTTCactagaaacaaaaggaaaaaaaaaaacaaaacaaaaccaaaaacaatacCACCCACATGCCCTCCTCCCACTTTCTGTGCCTTTTCAAGCTGGTATTTTTAACCCTAatcttaaggaaatagaagcacccGCCCAAGGTGGGAAGTTGATGGTCCCAGCACCCTCTCtgctgggacatcctggctcacCCTCACCCAACACCCTCAGGCTAGAAGGACCGAGCTAGCTATCTCTGGCTCTGTCCTAAGCTGGGAGCCATTTTCTGCCTCAGCTGCACCTGCTCAAACAGGAGCCGGAGGGGCCATAGCTAATGCCAGCAGCCACAGCTAAGGCAAGGAAAGCATTCTGctccccctgcctccctccccgTGGCAGGACACATCTTTTtatattgttgctgttgttgagaGAGGGGCTCCTGAGGTAGCCTTGGCCGGCCTGGGGCtcccccagagatctgcctgcctctacctctaccgtgagtgctgggattagggatTTAAGGAGAAGTTTTTCTAGCAGCCAGGCCATTCCCCAAAAGAGACAGAACAAGGGAGTTAGACGAGATGGGGAAAGTGTCAAAAGATTTCCTCCTTGGCTTGGGTTCCCCTCTGCCACTGATCATCTGCACAGACCTCTGTTTAAAACCTGGTTTAAAAGGACCAAgctgggggtgggatggggtggggtggcctttgatcctagcatttgatggcagaggcaggcggatccctgtgagtttgaggctagcctggtctacagagagagagttctaggatagccagggctatgcagagaaaccctgcctcaaaaaagaaaaccaaccaaccaaacaaaaacctaaggATCTGTAGAAAGAGGCCACAGGGTGTGCCAGGGGCTTACAGGGGGAGGGGGGGACTGAGAGAGGCCTGGTGacttctgtgtttggcagagagGCCTCCTGCCTCTAATCCCCTGAGCAGTTTTGGCCGGAGGCCACAGGTGTTCCAGGCTGGGTGACCAGGGCTAGATAGAAAGCTGGCTTAGAGCTCCACAGGGATGGACTGTCACCCTACCCAGGACTAACCTGCTGGGTTTGCCCTCCTTTAGGTAGTCTGGAGCAAGACTGAGAAAATTGGCTGTGGCTCCCACTTCTGTGAGACGCTCCAGGGGGTGGAGGAGGCCAACGTCCACCTGCTGGTGTGCAACTATGAGCCCCCGTAAGTGCTGAGGGGCCAGAGCCTTGGGGGAGCACAGAACATGGGGGCGGGGGTGCTTGCCTACAGCAAAGCCTTCTCCTTCAGGGGGAACGTGAAGGGGCGCAAGCCGTACCAGGAGGGGACTCCATGCTCCCAGTGCCCCCTTGGCTACAGCTGCGCGAACTCTCTCTGCGGTGAGTGGCCGAAGAcaggtgaggtggggtggggaggatgcAACCCAGCGCGGCTGGCTTAGAGAATCAGGGCTCCCGCCCTGAGAAGCAGAAGAGGGGCCTACGGGATGCGAGGGCTGGGACTCTCTGCCACTTTCTGCCCCCGTCCCCTCCCCACCCGCTCAGCTTAGGGACCTCATTACCCCAGTGGCAGATTTCATCCTGAAGTCCCCACAGAGGGTTGTGATCCAGAGGCTCTGAGGTGCAACGCGAGGGGGCGTGGTCTGTGGTAGAATGGGCGGGGCCTGCGACTCAGTGACCTTACTGGAGGGGCACACCCGTGGCAGAGGGGCGTGGCTGGCGCATCCCAGTGGGATACTGTGCGGCCGGGTGGGGTCCCCTTCGCAGCACTAATGCTCGGCCTTGCCAAACAGAGCCCAGGAGAAAGCCGGAGGAGGCGGAGGATTCGCCTCCGCCGGTGACCGAGGTCCCTTCCACCCTGACAACTGAGGCCCCAAGCTCCGGGGAAACCGGTACTCCGCCCCTAGCAACCTCCTTGGTAACAAATGTCGCGGGCTCCCTGGCAAAGGAGTCCTCACCTGCAGCAGAAACAGATGTCCAATTTTCCATAGCAGCGGGAGGCCACGACTCCTTGGCAACAGAGACTCAGCCTTTTTCAGTTGAGGTCCCCTCCGTTTACCCAGCTGAGGTCCCCTCACGGGATGAAGGGCCAGTTAACTTCCTCCCATCAACGCGTAGCCCGGTCCCCGACCCGATGGGCCAAGACGCCAGCGCCACCTCCATGAGTCCAGAGAAATCTCTGAATTCcaagaagacaaagaaagtagACCCCCTACCCGAGGTCCTGCAGGAGGCTGCGCAGTTACCTACAATAGACCCAGTGTTCCTCGAGGCAGGGGCAGAGTCCAAGCTTATCAGTGAGGCATTGGCCGCAGCTCTTCCAGCCCAGGATGGTGAGGTGCAGGCCTCACCGAACCACTCTGGCCGCCCTGCCTCCACATCCCTGCCTAACTTCCCTAGAGGCTCTGCTTTGGCTAATGCCACAGGTGGGCGAACCTTGGCCCTACGGTCATCCTGGACAGGTAAGGCCCAAAGCCTTTACTTCCCTTCCTGGCTCCAGAATGCTGGCACCCTGCTGGTGCCAGTGGTTGGGACAAGGTAGAGCACGTTCCTCCCTGCCTGCAGCCTGCGCCTTGCATGGAGTGAGTGGAGGGTCAGGAGAGGCTGTTCTCAGGCTTGAGGCACACACCGCTTCCTTTCTGCAGGGGCAGAGGACCCTGAAGAGGCCGGCTTGGATCTGAAGAATTCTGGCCATGTCTGGGGTCCTTTCCTGGGATTGCTGCTGCCTCCCCTGCTGATGGCTGCCATCTTCTGAAAGGGACACTCAAGGCTAGGCCTGGTCAGGAGACTGGCCTCATGCCCATTCTGGATTCTTTCCCCAAGTTAGAAGCCAGACCTTCTGGAGCAGGTCCTGCTCTCTCTGCGCCCCCCCCCCAGCCATGCAGAGCCAGCCCAATGCCCCACCTGGGAGTGCTTCTTGACAGGGTGGAGGCAGGGGGCTGCCCTCAGCCAGCTGCAGGCTGTTCTGAGCAGTGTTCTAGTGGCCATCCATGCTTCGTTTAAGGACAAGGGGACCTTAGCCTCCTTGGGAATGTGGTCCTTCAAGTCCCTTGGGAAGAGCTGCACCAGTACCTACTGCCTTCCCAGGGCGAAGAGGTCAGCTGCCCAATTGCTGTGTTCTCCATGCTGTCCCCGGCCCCCAGACAAGATGCTGCCTGGCTAGAGGCCTTCTGGAAGGGGAAAGCTGTGGGTCCAGCTCACAGTAACCGCACGCCAGGCCCTTCCTGCCCCTTACGGCAGAGTCCTACAGAGGGCCCCACAGGATGGGGCAGGGTGGGGTGCTGTCCGCCTGCAGGCCCTAGGGCTCCTGAACCCTGAGGCTTGGACAGCAGACCGTGAGGGGGCAGGCGAAGAACAAGCCCCACCCAAGTGGGGTTCTGTGGGTGGGGAGACAAGGAGCAGGCGCCTGAGGCAATCCTGAATAAAGCCTGTCTGAGAGCCAAGTCTCGGTGCTTGCAGAAGGTGGAGCACTGTGGGAAATCGGGCCTGCCCATCCTGAGTACATCGGTCTTGAGATGCTGTTGCCATGAAAACAAGTGACAAAAGGCACCAAGTGGGAGGTTGACTTGGGCTAGGGAGGGGTCCGGGCCAGGCTAGTACTGACCTGCACCACGGCTACTCCTCTCAACAAAGATACAGACGTCACCCCTTTAAATCATACAACATGGGGCCAGTGAGAAGGCTcctgggtaaaggcacttgctgtcaagccAGTGGCCCGGGTTCAGTCCCCCTGGGCCACACAGAGTCCTGAAAGGCATCCTCCAACCACCACGCAGGTGCCAAGGCACACATACCCCACCCCAACCTCTTTATTTGGGTGTTTCTGTTGTTTGAGACCGGGTCTCCACGTAgcccctggctgtgctggaatactgtatgaagaccaggctggcctcactcggctccacctgcttctgcctcccgagtgctgggatcaaaagcgtgagccaccacacctggctgaacaGATTCTGAAGCAATGCAACTCGGTATTTTGGAGATTCATTTGGTGTCTCTGTAGGACGGGGTGGGCATGATGACGCGTGCATGGGGGTCACAGGACAACCTGCAGGGCTATTCTACCATGTGAGTTCCGGGGTCAaacaggtggtcaggcttggtggcaagtgccgtCACCCACGGAGACAACTGGACAGCCCCACCCTGACGGTTTCAGTATACTCGTTCTCGGCCTGTGGAACTCTCGCCAATACCAACACTGTGCCTTTTCATTCCCAACAGTCGCCATACCCACCTGCGCCCATCTCCACCTGAGCCCCTCAGGCGAAAACAGCAGCTCACCTACTTCCTGTCTacctttcctgttccttccttTGAATCCATGCTAATGGGCTCACTGAGGTCTGGGGACCTCCTCTCCCTCCGCCCTGTGTCAGGCTTGGGAACAGGCAGCTTTGCCTGGGAGCCAAATCATGGGCCCTCATTTGCTGTTTTATGACTTTGGCATACTCTGACAAGCAAGCCATGTATTTTGTGAACACTTAAACATATCTTCAAGGTTCATCCATTCCGTGGCATGAATGTTCTCTTTGCTGCAAAGATGCACTGTGTGCATGGCTTGTGTGCACGTGTACAGGTCAGAGGTCAGTCTTGGCTGTCACCTTGTTTTTGTGAGATGGTCTGGCTGGGATGGCTATTGGGAATCTGTCTccaccctcctcccacccctctcCCATGCTGGGGTTAGACCTGCttcactgcacccagcttttatgtgggtgctagatcAAACTCAGCTTGTCATTTTCCTGctgcaagcattttactgactgaaccttctccccagccccaaatgtgagattttttttttttcaggaatgtcattttgttccttgtcttttgaaatattttcttgggAAAGGGTGCTGGCTTTTCTCAAAGGCCTTCTCTGTGCCTAGAGACGGTCATGTGGTCAGAGTTCATGACATCAGCTGATCTTCAGATGTTAAAGCAACTGCATTCCTGGGAAGGTCTGTTTTCTTGAGCTAGGTTGGGCCTGAGTGGTCAGGGATAAGGCCTGTGGACCAAGCAGAGCCCCCAGAGGCCCAAGCCTACCCTGGTTTCCCCGCGGCTCTTCCTGACTCTTGCCCAGCAAGGATCTCTGCTGGCATGAACGTGCCAAAGATCAGGAGTATGGGACAGAAAGGTTGCAAGAGCATAGGCACCAGCAGGGCAAGGGACAACAGCAAGGTTGAACTGTGTTCAACAGAAGACAGAGGGCAGCACCCAGAGGCCTTGAGGACCTGAAAAGTCTTCTCCCGCACTGTAAGCCATGGCTTCTGGGCCTCTTTGGGACTCACTGTGACAAGGGCTGCTGAAGGGGACAGCTCAGGTTACCACTGTCTTATTGGAAAGTCTCAAAAGGCCTGTTACAGGCCCTTCCAACTTTCCCTAAGAATAAGGGTACCCAGGAGGGCCGTCACTGGCTCCCTCAAGGATAGTCCCACTCTCTGTCATCCCTCCCTGCCCTGCTCAAGCCTACCAAACCTCTTCACAGATAGGGACTCTCACTCTAGCTCCCGGGAAAATACCTGGGAACTGAAGGCCCTCCTGAGCCGAATGGTCAGACCAATGCAAGCCTCACACTTTAAGCCAGGCGGCCTCTCAGACATTTGGGGCTCAGGGGCAAGGGCACCTCTTTGGAGACAGCTCAGGTCTGCACAGCTATGAAATAAAGGGTTCCTAAATATGAAGGTCACTGTACAAAGACGGGatttgagggaggagcaggaggaagaaaagggagcccAGCTCACGGTCAGTGTGGTGGGAAAACCCCAGGCCGACATCCTCCAGACGCTGATCTAAAGATGCTGTGGTCAGGCCTGGCCTGTTGGAGGTGTGGGACACTTCTCAGATTGCAGCCACCTGGGGTGAGGCCCTCCAGCAAAGGGAATATAAACACAAGGCTCCAAAAGCTTGCCAACAGCCATCTTCAAAAGGTGCCGAGGTGCCACTTGGTGGCTTGAGTGGAACTCTGAAAGGGCTGCCACCTCTGCGTAGAAGGCCCAAGTGCCAGT encodes the following:
- the Pi16 gene encoding peptidase inhibitor 16, giving the protein MHSSRSLWVMLPPLLLLLLAAAGSTMALTAEEKRSMVELHNFYRAQVNPPASDMLQLRWDDQLADFAKAYARKCVWGHNKERGQRGENLFAITEDDGVDVPLAVANWYEEREHYNLSSGACDPGQMCGHYTQVVWSKTEKIGCGSHFCETLQGVEEANVHLLVCNYEPPGNVKGRKPYQEGTPCSQCPLGYSCANSLCEPRRKPEEAEDSPPPVTEVPSTLTTEAPSSGETGTPPLATSLVTNVAGSLAKESSPAAETDVQFSIAAGGHDSLATETQPFSVEVPSVYPAEVPSRDEGPVNFLPSTRSPVPDPMGQDASATSMSPEKSLNSKKTKKVDPLPEVLQEAAQLPTIDPVFLEAGAESKLISEALAAALPAQDGEVQASPNHSGRPASTSLPNFPRGSALANATGGRTLALRSSWTGAEDPEEAGLDLKNSGHVWGPFLGLLLPPLLMAAIF